From the Scatophagus argus isolate fScaArg1 chromosome 21, fScaArg1.pri, whole genome shotgun sequence genome, one window contains:
- the LOC124052810 gene encoding clarin-3, translated as MPSFKKTLHFLSSALATSISIGLLGFAMSAQWSKTTMICARSGTGLFNGTAVVTLELFGGNLQRSSCPSFGSIDDFPVIPTLMEAKDETSLVLHGLVLCLLVLCLVFSAGSILISLYNSVSNPYETYMGPVGVYTCSSLSACLSVLALIIFVLNVIVTNMTEELVKNFVQVDLKDKVSEVQLGFYLVIPYTVLSLLAIALIYMYDHAAYTHRREQQRPTEDAPKEIMMY; from the exons ATGCCTTCCTTTAAGAAGACTCTACATTTCTTGTCCAGCGCGCTGGCAACTTCCATATCCATTGGGCTGTTGGGGTTTGCAATGTCAGCACAGTGGTCTAAGACAACCATGATTTGCGCAAGAAGTGGAACTGGCCTCTTTAATGGAACTGCTGTGGTCACTTTGGAGCTTTTTGGTGGGAATTTACAAAGAAGCTCTTGCCCCAGCTTTGGAAGTATTGATGATTTTCCAG tgaTTCCTACGCTGATGGAAGCAAAAGATGAAACCTCTTTAGTCCTGCATGGTCTGGTTTTGTGCCTTTTGGTCTTGTGTCTCGTGTTTTCTGCCGGCAGCATCCTCATCTCCCTCTACAACAGCGTCAGTAACCCTTATGAGACCTACATGGGGCCTGTTGGTGTCTACACCTGCAGCTCACTCAGTG CGTGCTTGTCTGTCTTGGCTCTTATCATATTTGTGCTGAACGTCATCGTGACCAACATGACAGAGGAATTGGTGAAGAACTTTGTCCAAGTGGACCTGAAGGACAAGGTTTCAGAGGTGCAACTGGGATTCTATCTTGTCATCCCTTACACAGTGCTCTCTCTCCTCGCAATCGCTTTGATCTACATGTACGACCACGCAGCCTACACGCACAGAAGGGAACAGCAGAGGCCTACTGAGGACGCACCCAAGGAGATAATGATGTACTAG